A window of the Diospyros lotus cultivar Yz01 unplaced genomic scaffold, ASM1463336v1 superscaf1, whole genome shotgun sequence genome harbors these coding sequences:
- the LOC127793246 gene encoding aspartyl protease APCB1 isoform X1: MESGNSPDSPQPVGVVIITLPPADNPSQAKTITAFTLSDLPPLLPLLAEQPKRYHPLPDPSQAKIITAFTLSDLPPPPPPAELPECIDPLSDPSQAKTITTFTLSDLPLPALLPAELPEHHHPLPDPPLPYHSALNPEPHLLRRAPFLFDNRGVLFGLLGLTLVALILLAFPSSNALFKLHSPNDESDRSPSSFFFPLFLKLGVRKMSQRDIMLKFGRVLRKDSQNLLVWFNDGLKYSKNSKLVSTASNFDSTAILPLRGNVYPDGLYFTYVLVGSPPKPYFLDMDTGSDLTWVQCDAPCTSCAKGAHPLYKPTKSKIIPSKDSLCAEVQRNQKTGYCETCLQCDYEIEYADQSSSMGVLARDEFRLMFANGSFMKSNFVFGCAYDQQGLLLNSLGMTDGIVGLSRAKVSLPSQLASQGIINNVVGHCLTTDAGLGGYMFLGDELVPYWKMSWVPMLNSLSTNLYHSEIVKMNYGNKKLSLGGKDDGPRWVVFDSGSSYTYFTKKAYSDLIASLKDISNEGHIQDVSDPTLPICWQAKFPVRSVSEVKQYFKPLTLQLGGKWWFASRRFHIQPEGYLVISKNGNVCLGILDGSKEHDGAAFILGDVSLRGQLVVYDNVRQKIGWARSDCIRPLKLKDLPPFVGMDL; this comes from the exons ACCGGTAGGAGTGGTCATAATCACACTTCCTCCGGCTGACAACCCTTCTCAAGCCAAAACCATTACTGCTTTCACTCTCTCTGATTTGCCTCCACTTCTACCGCTGCTGGCAGAACAACCCAAGCGCTACCACCCACTGCCAGACCCTTCTCAAGCCAAAATCATAACTGCTTTCACTCTCTCTGATTtgcctccgccgccgccgccagcGGAACTACCCGAGTGCATCGACCCACTGTCGGACCCTTCTCAAGCCAAAACCATAACTACTTTCACTCTTTCTGATTTGCCTCTACCGGCGCTGCTGCCAGCAGAACTGCCTGAGCACCACCACCCACTGCCAGACCCACCACTTCCCTATCACTCTGCACTGAACCCAGAACCTCACTTACTAAGAAGAGCTCCCTTTCTCTTTGATAATCGGGGAGTTCTTTTTGGGCTTCTGGGTCTCACTCTTGTTGCCCTGATCTTGTTGGCATTTCCGTCATCAAATGCCCTTTTCAAATTACACAGTCCCAATGATGAAAGTGATCGCAGCCCcagttccttcttcttccctctgtttCTGAAATTAGGTGTTCGCAAGATGTCACAGCGAGATATTATGCTTAAATTTGGGAGGGTTTTGAGGAAAGATTCACAGAATCTTTTGGTGTGGTTTAATGATGGACTGAAATACAGCAAGAACTCCAAATTGGTTTCAACTGCATCGAATTTCGATTCGACTGCCATTTTACCTCTGAGGGGTAATGTTTATCCAGATGG GTTGTATTTCACATATGTGCTTGTGGGAAGTCCTCCAAAACCTTATTTTCTTGACATGGATACTGGAAGTGACTTAACATGGGTCCAGTGTGATGCTCCATGCACTAGCTGTGCTAAG GGAGCACACCCTTTATACAAGCCCACAAAATCCAAAATCATACCTTCCAAGGATTCATTGTGCGCCGAAGTCCAGAGAAATCAGAAGACTGGATATTGTGAAACATGTCTCCAGTGTGATTATGAAATAGAATATGCAGATCAAAGTTCCTCCATGGGGGTTCTTGCAAGGGATGAGTTCCGCCTAATGTTTGCTAATGGATCATTTATGAAGtcaaattttgtttttgg gTGTGCATACGATCAACAAGGCTTACTCCTAAATTCATTGGGAATGACAGATGGAATTGTGGGGCTTAGCAGGGCTAAAGTCAGCTTACCTTCTCAATTGGCAAGTCAGGGAATCATTAACAATGTCGTAGGCCATTGTCTCACCACCGATGCAGGACTTGGTGGGTATATGTTCTTAGGTGACGAGTTAGTCCCTTACTGGAAAATGTCATGGGTCCCAATGCTCAACAGCCTTTCCAC GAACTTGTATCATTCAGAGATTGTCAAAATgaattatggaaataaaaagCTAAGTTTAGGTGGCAAGGATGATGGACCAAGATGGGTAGTTTTTGATAGCGGCAGTTCTTATACATACTTCACAAAAAAGGCATATTCTGATTTGATTGCCTCT CTTAAAGACATTTCTAATGAAGGGCATATCCAGGATGTATCTGACCCCACATTGCCAATTTGTTGGCAAGCCAAATTCCCAGTAAG ATCTGTTTCAGAAGTGAAGCAATATTTCAAACCTTTGACTCTTCAACTTGGAGGCAAATGGTGGTTCGCCTCTAGAAGGTTTCACATTCAGCCCGAAGGTTATCTTGTCATCAGT AAGAACGGGAATGTGTGCTTGGGCATCTTGGATGGAAGCAAAGAACATGATGGAGCAGCTTTTATCCTCGGAG ATGTCTCATTGCGTGGACAGTTGGTTGTCTATGACAATGTGAGGCAGAAAATTGGATGGGCACGGTCAGATTGCATCCGTCCATTGAAATTGAAGGATCTTCCACCTTTTGTAGGGATGGATCTCTAG